In Hugenholtzia roseola DSM 9546, the sequence TGGAAGGCTAACTATTTGAAAAAAACAAAATCCCTCAAAACGCAGTATTTTCTCAAACCGAAAATGTCACTTTGATGTAAGATTTGCCAAACAAAAAGTACCGTTTTTTGTGAAAAAGTGCCGTTTTTAGGTAAGAGGGGGTAAAAAAAAAGACCCAAAAACACCAAAATAGGCGTTTTTTGGGTCTTAAATGGGCTTTTTGTAAGAAGTGGCAATTCTTTTCACAAGCTAAATGCTTGAAAGTCAAAGAATTAAGATATAACCAAAAAGCATAAAATTTTAGTTTTTTCATCTATTTTTTAAATTTTGAAAGTGAAAAATAATACCACTCGAAGTGGCTTCTAAGAAAAAAACGCGATTGCCCTTTTTTAGCAGAGCAAAGAAAATTTTGTTTCGAGGGGCAAGATAGTAAAAAAATAGCAATTTAAGCCAATATTAGGCGTAGCTTGCGTCTACAACTTATCAATTAAGCAAGTCTTTCGGAGGCTGTGTCTAGAAGAGGGAGTTTTGCAGAAAAATCGTAACTTTGTGCATTGTCATTTGTCCCAAGCCCTCAAGAATATGATAAACAACTTATTGAATACGATTATAGCAGGCGACTGCATAGAGAATCTTAAAAAAATACCAAGCAACTCCATAGATTTAATATTTGCCGACCCACCTTACAACCTACAGCTCAATGGCGAATTGCACCGCCCCGACCAGAGCAAGGTAGATGCCGTCGACGATGAGTGGGATAAGTTTGCGTCCTTGAAGACCTATGACGCATTTTGCCAACAGTGGCTTGCCGAATGTCATAGGGTTTTAAAAGATACGGGTAGCATTTGGGTTATAGGCACATACCACAATATTTTTCGGGTAGGAGCAATTATGCAAGATTTGGATTTTTGGCTCTTGAATGATGTTATTTGGGTAAAAAACAACCCTATGCCTAATTTTAAAGGAACGCGGTTTAATAATGCACACGAAACGTTGATATGGGCAACTAAGTCCAAAAAATCACGCTATACCTTTCACTACCACTCGCTCAAAACGATGAACGACGACCTTCAGATGCGTAGCGACTGGTTGATACCGATTTGTAGTGGAGAAGAGCGAATTAAGGTCAATGGGCAGAAAGCGCATAGCACACAAAAGCCTGCGGAACTCTTGTATAGAATTATCATCTCGACTTCCAACGTCGGTGACATAGTGTTAGACCCATTTTTTGGCAGCGGAACAACTGGGGCAGTAGCCAAACGACTGGGGCGAAACTTTATTGGATTAGAACGAGAACCTTTTTATATCCAAGTTGCCCAAGAGCGCATCAATCAAGTAAAGCCTCTAAGCAAAAATGTACTTGAATATAAAATCGATAGAAAAAAACCACGTATTCCGTTTGGTAATTTAGTTGAAAAAGGCTATGTTTCAATCGGAGAAACGTTATACTCGAAAGATAAAAAGCTAACAGCCGTAGTACAAGCCAATGCCAGTATTATAGCCAATGGCACAGCAGTAGGTTCGATACACAAAGTCAGCTCTGTTTTGCTTAACAAGGCTACCAACAACGGTTGGACATTTTGGTATGTAATGCGTGAAAACGAACTCATCTCCATAGACGAGCTAAGACTCGCCTACGAAAAAAAGTTTTTCCGAGTCGAAAAAAATGACTCATTGTTAGAAGAGTTGCGCTCCATACGCGATTCAAAACTTACAGATAGTAGTATTATTTAGACTTTTATATTATATGAAATATCAAAAATTCAAACAAATATTCGACGATACCATTTTTGAGCGAGCTAAAGCAGACTTGCTGAAAAAAATTGCCGAAAATCCAAGTCGCTATATCGGGCTATTTCGCCCTACCCATCCTCATGCCAAACTGTTACAAAACCTATTGCAATCACATGAAATTCGGTTTGGCGATGCTTTTGAAACGGCTATAGGCGCATACATAGAGGAATTTGGCTATCAAACTCTATCAAAACGTTATCAAGAAGCAGACAGCAGCTTGTTGAACATAGACCAATGTTTTTCCTCGAATACTACTCTATATTTCATAGAGCAAAAAGTTAGAGATGACCATGACAGTACAAAAAAAAGAGGACAGATTCAAAACTTTGAAAAAAAGTTGAATTTACTCCAAAACAAGCACAGAGGAAAAAAAGTAGTTGGGATATTCTATTTTATAGACCCAGAGCTTGTAAAGAATAAACGCTACTATGAGCAAGAGCTATCGAAAATGGCGCAAGACTATCAAGTCGAACTTCATTTATTCTATGGACAAGATTTATTTGATTACCTCAACCAAAGTACAACTTGGCAAGAAATACAAACCTATCTAATCCAATGGAAAAAAGATGTCCCTACGCTCCCTCAAATTAATTTTGACCTTAATCCAGCTGAAACATTCGCAGAAATAAAAGATTTAGAACCTGTTTATTATAGAAAAATACTGAATAATGACCAAATAGTCCAACAGATTTTGAAAATTATTTTTCCTACCAATGCAACATTAAAACTCCTAACAGAGTATTTTCAACAAAAAGAAACGCCTGTATATCGCGCTCTAAGCGATAAATTGCGTAACTTGGCAGAGTAATGCACCCATCTGTTGTACGCAGTTTTCTAATAACCAAAGAACAAGCCCCCCGCCGTTGCTTATGTCTCACAAGCAACTTTATGACAATACGATAATCAACGTTATGCCCCTTGTCGTCTGTATGGACACAGACAACGGCGTGAAAAACCGTCGCCGACGGCTATCAGCCCTCGGCGACGGAAAAGGGTTTAGAAGTTGAGGTCGGCGGCTACGTCGTTGATAAAGACGATTCGCTCCTTATTGTGCAGGACAACCAAAACGGGGCTGTCTTTGGAAATATTGCCGCTTAGGATTTCTTTGGAAAGTTCGTTGAGTAGCTCTCGCTGCACAACGCGCTTCAAAGGGCGTGCGCCAAATTGTGGGTCATAGCCCAATCGCCCTAAATATTCTACTACCTCTGGCTCTACTTCTAATAAAATGCCATTTTCTTGCAAACGCTTTTGTATTTGCTTGATTTGCAGTTGAACAATTTTCTGAATATGCTGCTGCGAAAGTGGCTCGAAAAGCACCGTTTCGTCTATGCGGTTTAGAAATTCGGGTCTGAAACTGCGCTTCAAAAGCTCGAAAACTTCGTCTTTGGTCTGTTCCAAAATCGCCTCTCGCTCATATTCAGAAAGTGCGCCCTTCGCTTCCATATCCGCCAAACGCTCACGTATGATGTGCGAACCTAAGTTGGAGGTCATGATGACGATAGTATTTTTGAAGTTGGCAATTCTGCCCTTGTTGTCGGTGAGCCTGCC encodes:
- a CDS encoding site-specific DNA-methyltransferase, whose product is MINNLLNTIIAGDCIENLKKIPSNSIDLIFADPPYNLQLNGELHRPDQSKVDAVDDEWDKFASLKTYDAFCQQWLAECHRVLKDTGSIWVIGTYHNIFRVGAIMQDLDFWLLNDVIWVKNNPMPNFKGTRFNNAHETLIWATKSKKSRYTFHYHSLKTMNDDLQMRSDWLIPICSGEERIKVNGQKAHSTQKPAELLYRIIISTSNVGDIVLDPFFGSGTTGAVAKRLGRNFIGLEREPFYIQVAQERINQVKPLSKNVLEYKIDRKKPRIPFGNLVEKGYVSIGETLYSKDKKLTAVVQANASIIANGTAVGSIHKVSSVLLNKATNNGWTFWYVMRENELISIDELRLAYEKKFFRVEKNDSLLEELRSIRDSKLTDSSII
- a CDS encoding HpyAIV family type II restriction enzyme, with the protein product MKYQKFKQIFDDTIFERAKADLLKKIAENPSRYIGLFRPTHPHAKLLQNLLQSHEIRFGDAFETAIGAYIEEFGYQTLSKRYQEADSSLLNIDQCFSSNTTLYFIEQKVRDDHDSTKKRGQIQNFEKKLNLLQNKHRGKKVVGIFYFIDPELVKNKRYYEQELSKMAQDYQVELHLFYGQDLFDYLNQSTTWQEIQTYLIQWKKDVPTLPQINFDLNPAETFAEIKDLEPVYYRKILNNDQIVQQILKIIFPTNATLKLLTEYFQQKETPVYRALSDKLRNLAE